One part of the Salvelinus fontinalis isolate EN_2023a chromosome 4, ASM2944872v1, whole genome shotgun sequence genome encodes these proteins:
- the LOC129853406 gene encoding outer dense fiber protein 2-like isoform X2 translates to MKTRDSSPPLHVHVPETTPVHVHLKSQKSCTTTTPQMKIKEVQIKGDIGNLRARARSRAPWVPAPGRTSTRDDAYKWELTDLSDEDKQEQRMHSQCNKYRRKIDGLMMDVGSPKNDVRLWKKERMMEHQSECLSACQRVIDEQEEELLDATKELDLREREKISIQHSLRKRGEAGYNSAYSGTLHGERYILLRKLVEAEFDGVAVVTQLTVLNESMGCVKKDKRLSKADAALLGRQQELLTKKIETFDSTNRTLQELLRECHEREIESLRTSEQRQGLLKRLADTEAEKNHLAAKLNNKEKEATQLAVRLDSEKDIVKTTGELSKVLESTCSQLIFQLRSKETENDCQASRSKEMEQQKEEIQALLEQLKRQSKEDKESLKQVNQRQRAEHSEDSARHLSAQLLVKETELAEALTSAESWCTRHSKEVTVKSQLEVEIAVLKNQVSELTGQIHTVEEKGHPEREGLLDQLHRLTSDNSSNKLQNQKLKITLCAAEENLMQSQSEVQQLKSSVKKLESQVENYKRKVQRARLESEEYCLKLEISEKHAQGMKADLEREIEEVRRQLLGRLKELEPLPERLKRSELQLRVAQEETQTQERRNTEQNNALSELRHKVEQQGCWVETFQENNFLLVEEHKNLQQKMESIERKLEEANLQNRDMVHVIGKREETIYSTQKQLEERARECSILSKQLEQAFEDGQREADQSLAQALFKERSIQTKALDLESQLGLRRTELSQLRRSTEDMERRFQNQLKNMKERLEQSDSTNRSLQNYVQFLKVSYSNVFGDSVLSSSLHTHTYQSD, encoded by the exons ATGAAAACGCGTGATTCTTCCCCACCATTGCACGTTCACGTGCCAGAGACCACGCCTGTACATGTACACCTGAAGAGTCAGAAGAGCTGTACTACAACGACACCACAG ATGAAGATTAAAGAGGTGCAAATCAAAGGGGATATTGGGAACCTGCGCGCTAGAGCGAGGTCCCGGGCACCCTGGGTGCCGGCCCCAGGAAGAACCTCCACTCGGGATGACGCATACAAGTGGGAG TTGACTGACCTGTCTGATGAGGATAAACAAGAACAGAGGATGCATAGCCAGTGTAACAAATATAGGAGGAAGATTGATGGACTCATGATGGATGTTGGGTCTCCAAAGAATGac GTGAGGCTGTGGAAGAAGGAGCGTATGATGGAGCACCAGTCAGAGTGTCTGAGCGCATGCCAGCGTGTCATCGACGAgcaggaggaggagctgctggaTGCCACCAAAGAGCTGGACCTCAGAGAACGAGAGAAGATCTCCATCCAACACTCCCTAAGGAAGAGGGGCGAAGCAGgctacaacag TGCTTATTCGGGGACTCTACACGGGGAAAGATACATACTACTGAGGAAGCTGGTAGAAGCGGAGTTTGACGGGGTGGCAgtggtcacacagttgacagtatTGAATGAGTCCATGGGTTGTGTGAAAAAG GATAAGCGGTTGTCCAAGGCGGACGCTGCCCTGCTTGGTAGGCAGCAGGAGCTGCTGACAAAGAAGATAGAAACATTTGACAGCACAAACCGCACTCTCCAAGAACTCCTCAGGGAGTGCCATGAGCGAGAG ATAGAATCATTGAGGACATCAGAGCAAAGGCAAGGCCTACTGAAGAGACTGGCAGACACAGAAGcagaaaaaaat CATCTTGCTGCAAAACTCAACAACAAAGAGAAGGAAGCCACCCAGCTTGCAGTACGTTTGGATTCTGAAAAG GACATTGTGAAGACCACAGGAGAGCTGTCTAAAGTTCTGGAGTCAACCTGCAGCCAGCTTATTTTTCAGTTACGCAGCAAAGAGACTGAAAATGACTGCCAGGCCAGCCGGAGTAAA GAGATGGAGCAGCAGAAGGAGGAGATACAGGCCCTGCTGGAGCAGCTGAAGCGACAGAGTAAAGAGGACAAAGAGAGTCTGAAGCAGGTCAACCAGAGGCAGAGGGCAGAGCACAGTGAGGATTCAGCCAGACATCTCTCTGCACAGCTGCTGGTGAAG GAGACTGAGTTGGCAGAGGCCCTTACCTCAGCTGAGAGCTGGTGTACCCGCCACTCGAAAGAGGTGACTGTTAAGAGCCAGCTTGAAGTGGAAATCGCTGTTCTCAAGAA CCAGGTGAGTGAGCTGACTGGACAGATCCACACTGTGGAGGAGAAAGGccatccagagagggaggggctCCTGGACCAACTGCACCGCCTCACCTCTGACAACTCCTCCAACAAACTACAGAACCAGAAACTGAAG ATCACCCTGTGTGCTGCAGAGGAGAACCTGATGCAGTCCCAGTCTGAAGTCCAGCAGCTGAAGAGTTCAGTCAAGAAGCTAGAGAGCCAGGTGGAAAACTATAAGCGCAAG GTTCAGAGGGCTCGATTAGAGTCAGAGGAGTACTGCTTAAAGCTGGAGATCTCTGAGAAACATGCACAAGGGATGAAGGCTGACCTGGAGAGGGAGATTGAGGAGGTCAGGAGGCAGCTGCTGGGGCGTCTGAAAGAGCTGGAGCCTCTGCCTGAGAGGCTGAAGCGTTCTGAGCTACAGTTGAGAGTGGCCCAGGAAGAGACACAGACTCAGGAGAGGAGAAACACTGAGCAAAACAATGCCCTGTCTGAACTCAGACACAAG gtGGAACAACAGGGATGTTGGGTGGAGACTTTTCAAGAGAATAATTTTCTTCTGGTGGAGGAGCACAAAAATCTGCAGCAGAAGATGGAGAGTATAGAGAG GAAACTGGAGGAGGCAAACTTGCAGAACAGAGATATGGTCCATGTAATCGGCAAGCGGGAGGAGACCATCTACAGCACCCAGAAACAGCTGGAGGAGCGGGCCCGGGAGTGCAGCATCCTCTCCAAGCAGCTGGAGCAGGCCTTcgaggatggacagagagag GCGGATCAGAGCCTGGCGCAGGCTTTATTCAAAGAGAGGTCCATCCAGACCAAGGCTCTGGACCTGGAGAGCCAACTGGGCCTCAGAAGGACAGAGCTCAGTCAGTTACGCAGAAGCACAGAGGAT atgGAGCGACGATTCCAGAATCAGTTGAAGAACATGAAGGAGAGACTGGAACAATCTGACTCTACCAATCGCAGCCTGCAGAATTATGTTCAGTTTCTCAAAGTTTCATATAGTAATGTGTTTGGTGACTCTGTGCTATCaagctctctacacacacacacttaccaatCTGATTGA
- the LOC129853406 gene encoding outer dense fiber protein 2-like isoform X1, with protein sequence MKTRDSSPPLHVHVPETTPVHVHLKSQKSCTTTTPQMKIKEVQIKGDIGNLRARARSRAPWVPAPGRTSTRDDAYKWELTDLSDEDKQEQRMHSQCNKYRRKIDGLMMDVGSPKNDVRLWKKERMMEHQSECLSACQRVIDEQEEELLDATKELDLREREKISIQHSLRKRGEAGYNSAYSGTLHGERYILLRKLVEAEFDGVAVVTQLTVLNESMGCVKKDKRLSKADAALLGRQQELLTKKIETFDSTNRTLQELLRECHEREIESLRTSEQRQGLLKRLADTEAEKNHLAAKLNNKEKEATQLAVRLDSEKDIVKTTGELSKVLESTCSQLIFQLRSKETENDCQASRSKEMEQQKEEIQALLEQLKRQSKEDKESLKQVNQRQRAEHSEDSARHLSAQLLVKVRHSLVLRLLSWVDTWCWETELAEALTSAESWCTRHSKEVTVKSQLEVEIAVLKNQVSELTGQIHTVEEKGHPEREGLLDQLHRLTSDNSSNKLQNQKLKITLCAAEENLMQSQSEVQQLKSSVKKLESQVENYKRKVQRARLESEEYCLKLEISEKHAQGMKADLEREIEEVRRQLLGRLKELEPLPERLKRSELQLRVAQEETQTQERRNTEQNNALSELRHKVEQQGCWVETFQENNFLLVEEHKNLQQKMESIERKLEEANLQNRDMVHVIGKREETIYSTQKQLEERARECSILSKQLEQAFEDGQREADQSLAQALFKERSIQTKALDLESQLGLRRTELSQLRRSTEDMERRFQNQLKNMKERLEQSDSTNRSLQNYVQFLKVSYSNVFGDSVLSSSLHTHTYQSD encoded by the exons ATGAAAACGCGTGATTCTTCCCCACCATTGCACGTTCACGTGCCAGAGACCACGCCTGTACATGTACACCTGAAGAGTCAGAAGAGCTGTACTACAACGACACCACAG ATGAAGATTAAAGAGGTGCAAATCAAAGGGGATATTGGGAACCTGCGCGCTAGAGCGAGGTCCCGGGCACCCTGGGTGCCGGCCCCAGGAAGAACCTCCACTCGGGATGACGCATACAAGTGGGAG TTGACTGACCTGTCTGATGAGGATAAACAAGAACAGAGGATGCATAGCCAGTGTAACAAATATAGGAGGAAGATTGATGGACTCATGATGGATGTTGGGTCTCCAAAGAATGac GTGAGGCTGTGGAAGAAGGAGCGTATGATGGAGCACCAGTCAGAGTGTCTGAGCGCATGCCAGCGTGTCATCGACGAgcaggaggaggagctgctggaTGCCACCAAAGAGCTGGACCTCAGAGAACGAGAGAAGATCTCCATCCAACACTCCCTAAGGAAGAGGGGCGAAGCAGgctacaacag TGCTTATTCGGGGACTCTACACGGGGAAAGATACATACTACTGAGGAAGCTGGTAGAAGCGGAGTTTGACGGGGTGGCAgtggtcacacagttgacagtatTGAATGAGTCCATGGGTTGTGTGAAAAAG GATAAGCGGTTGTCCAAGGCGGACGCTGCCCTGCTTGGTAGGCAGCAGGAGCTGCTGACAAAGAAGATAGAAACATTTGACAGCACAAACCGCACTCTCCAAGAACTCCTCAGGGAGTGCCATGAGCGAGAG ATAGAATCATTGAGGACATCAGAGCAAAGGCAAGGCCTACTGAAGAGACTGGCAGACACAGAAGcagaaaaaaat CATCTTGCTGCAAAACTCAACAACAAAGAGAAGGAAGCCACCCAGCTTGCAGTACGTTTGGATTCTGAAAAG GACATTGTGAAGACCACAGGAGAGCTGTCTAAAGTTCTGGAGTCAACCTGCAGCCAGCTTATTTTTCAGTTACGCAGCAAAGAGACTGAAAATGACTGCCAGGCCAGCCGGAGTAAA GAGATGGAGCAGCAGAAGGAGGAGATACAGGCCCTGCTGGAGCAGCTGAAGCGACAGAGTAAAGAGGACAAAGAGAGTCTGAAGCAGGTCAACCAGAGGCAGAGGGCAGAGCACAGTGAGGATTCAGCCAGACATCTCTCTGCACAGCTGCTGGTGAAGGTCAGACACTCACTGGTCCTCAGGCTGCTCTCATGGGTTGACACGTGGTGTTGG GAGACTGAGTTGGCAGAGGCCCTTACCTCAGCTGAGAGCTGGTGTACCCGCCACTCGAAAGAGGTGACTGTTAAGAGCCAGCTTGAAGTGGAAATCGCTGTTCTCAAGAA CCAGGTGAGTGAGCTGACTGGACAGATCCACACTGTGGAGGAGAAAGGccatccagagagggaggggctCCTGGACCAACTGCACCGCCTCACCTCTGACAACTCCTCCAACAAACTACAGAACCAGAAACTGAAG ATCACCCTGTGTGCTGCAGAGGAGAACCTGATGCAGTCCCAGTCTGAAGTCCAGCAGCTGAAGAGTTCAGTCAAGAAGCTAGAGAGCCAGGTGGAAAACTATAAGCGCAAG GTTCAGAGGGCTCGATTAGAGTCAGAGGAGTACTGCTTAAAGCTGGAGATCTCTGAGAAACATGCACAAGGGATGAAGGCTGACCTGGAGAGGGAGATTGAGGAGGTCAGGAGGCAGCTGCTGGGGCGTCTGAAAGAGCTGGAGCCTCTGCCTGAGAGGCTGAAGCGTTCTGAGCTACAGTTGAGAGTGGCCCAGGAAGAGACACAGACTCAGGAGAGGAGAAACACTGAGCAAAACAATGCCCTGTCTGAACTCAGACACAAG gtGGAACAACAGGGATGTTGGGTGGAGACTTTTCAAGAGAATAATTTTCTTCTGGTGGAGGAGCACAAAAATCTGCAGCAGAAGATGGAGAGTATAGAGAG GAAACTGGAGGAGGCAAACTTGCAGAACAGAGATATGGTCCATGTAATCGGCAAGCGGGAGGAGACCATCTACAGCACCCAGAAACAGCTGGAGGAGCGGGCCCGGGAGTGCAGCATCCTCTCCAAGCAGCTGGAGCAGGCCTTcgaggatggacagagagag GCGGATCAGAGCCTGGCGCAGGCTTTATTCAAAGAGAGGTCCATCCAGACCAAGGCTCTGGACCTGGAGAGCCAACTGGGCCTCAGAAGGACAGAGCTCAGTCAGTTACGCAGAAGCACAGAGGAT atgGAGCGACGATTCCAGAATCAGTTGAAGAACATGAAGGAGAGACTGGAACAATCTGACTCTACCAATCGCAGCCTGCAGAATTATGTTCAGTTTCTCAAAGTTTCATATAGTAATGTGTTTGGTGACTCTGTGCTATCaagctctctacacacacacacttaccaatCTGATTGA
- the LOC129853410 gene encoding protein SET-like, whose amino-acid sequence MSAPAAKVSKKELNSNHDGADETSEKEQQEAIEHIDEVQNEIDRLNEQASEEILKVEQKYNKLRQPFFQKRSELIAKIPNFWVTTFVNHPQVSALLGEEDEEALHYLTRVEVTEFEDIKSGYRIDFYYDENPYFENKVLSKEFHLNESGDPSSKSTEIKWKSGKDLTKRSSQTQNKAGKKRQHEEPESFFTWFTDHSDAGADELGEVIKDDIWPNPLQYYLVPDMDDEEGEGEDDDDDEEGLEDIDEEGDEDDGEEDEEEDDGDDGEDDGEDD is encoded by the exons AAAAAGAGCAACAGGAAGCTATTGAACACATCGACGAAGTTCAAAACGAAATTGACAG ACTGAACGAGCAAGCGAGTGAGGAGATATTGAAAGTAGAACAGAAATACAATAAACTCCGTCAGCCGTTCTTTCAGAAGAGATCAGAACTGATTGCTAAAATCCCCAACTTCTGGGTCACCACATTCGTCAACCATCCACAAG TTTCTGCTCTTCTtggggaggaagatgaggaggcaCTTCACTATCTGACCAGGGTGGAGGTTACAGAGTTTGAAGATATCAAATCAGGCTACAGAATAGATTTT TATTACGACGAAAATCCATACTTTGAAAACAAAGTCCTTTCCAAAGAGTTCCATCTGAACGAGAGTGGAGACCCATCCTCAAAGTCAACAGAAATCAAATGGAAATCAGGAAAG GACCTGACAAAGCGCTCCAGCCAGACACAGAACAAAGCCGGCAAGAAGAGGCAACATGAAGAGCCAGAGAGCTTCTTCACCTGGTTCACTGATCACTCAGATGCTGGGGCAGATGAGCTGGGAGAGGTTATCAAGGATGACATCTGGCCAAACCCCCTGCAGTACTACCTG GTTCCTGACATGGATGATGAGGAGGGTGAAGGtgaagatgatgatgacgatgaggaAGGTCTTGAGGATATTGATGAGGAGGGTGATGAAGATGATGgggaggaagatgaagaggaggatgacgGTGATGATGGGGAG GATGATGGAGAAGATGACTAA